One genomic window of Coraliomargarita sinensis includes the following:
- a CDS encoding esterase/lipase family protein, translated as MQIVLVHGIWDSGKVFRRMASYLNEEGHSCYTPDLLPANGAEGLVDLAEKLRIYIEGTLEAGPFALAGFSMGSLISRYYLQRLGGLERVRYFFNISGPQRGTLAAHVWPGKAARDMRFGSRFIRELNADLNKLSQIDIRTYRTPFDLLVIPSGSSKLPGSEDRLIYAPLHHRMLCQESLFKDIAATLRQRDT; from the coding sequence ATGCAAATCGTTCTCGTACACGGAATCTGGGACAGCGGAAAAGTCTTCCGCCGGATGGCCTCTTATCTCAACGAGGAGGGGCATAGTTGCTACACACCTGATCTCTTGCCCGCAAATGGTGCCGAAGGACTGGTCGACCTCGCGGAAAAGCTGAGGATTTATATCGAGGGAACATTGGAAGCGGGGCCCTTTGCCCTGGCCGGCTTCAGCATGGGCAGCCTGATCAGCCGCTATTACCTGCAGCGCCTCGGCGGTCTGGAACGCGTTCGCTATTTTTTCAACATCTCCGGCCCACAACGTGGCACATTAGCGGCTCATGTCTGGCCCGGAAAAGCCGCCCGTGACATGCGTTTTGGCAGCCGATTTATACGTGAACTGAATGCCGATCTTAACAAGTTGAGCCAAATCGACATTCGCACTTATCGCACTCCGTTTGATCTACTGGTGATCCCCAGTGGCAGTTCAAAGCTACCCGGTTCAGAAGATCGACTCATCTACGCGCCGCTGCACCATCGCATGCTATGCCAGGAATCGCTCTTCAAGGATATCGCCGCTACACTCAGGCAGCGGGATACTTGA
- the rpmG gene encoding 50S ribosomal protein L33 — translation MPREHIILECTEARGEGKPVSRYMSSRDKRKQPDRVEKKKYNKFLRRHTLHREIKN, via the coding sequence ATGCCCAGAGAACACATCATTTTAGAATGCACCGAAGCCCGCGGCGAGGGGAAGCCCGTCTCCCGCTACATGTCCAGCCGTGACAAGCGGAAGCAGCCCGACCGTGTTGAAAAGAAGAAATACAACAAGTTTCTTCGCCGTCACACGCTGCACCGCGAAATCAAAAACTAA
- a CDS encoding methionine biosynthesis protein MetW: MHPKNPKKRQADFQVIARWVNKGERVLDLGCGRGVLLEYLKQTKGVYGVGVDIDFDKILSCVKRGVPVYQGDVNEVLASFQDNAFDRVIFSRTVEQFDAPDATLREGLRVGKRVTVGFVNHGFWKNRLNKAVWGRRTVNEVYPNPWHASMPANPFSVAEFEDYCQIKEISIGKRVYLAGDWRSEGTLFPNLLAGYAIYDLASSN, encoded by the coding sequence ATGCATCCGAAAAATCCTAAAAAGCGCCAGGCTGACTTTCAGGTCATCGCCCGTTGGGTGAATAAGGGCGAGCGCGTGCTCGATTTGGGCTGCGGGCGGGGCGTCTTGCTCGAATATCTCAAGCAGACCAAGGGGGTTTATGGCGTCGGGGTGGACATTGACTTCGATAAAATCCTCAGCTGCGTGAAGCGTGGAGTTCCGGTCTATCAGGGGGATGTCAATGAGGTGCTGGCCAGTTTCCAGGATAACGCCTTTGATCGGGTTATTTTCAGCCGGACGGTGGAGCAGTTCGACGCGCCTGATGCGACCTTGCGCGAAGGCTTGCGCGTGGGAAAGCGCGTGACGGTTGGTTTTGTCAACCACGGCTTTTGGAAGAACCGTCTCAATAAAGCGGTCTGGGGTCGCCGTACGGTCAACGAAGTTTACCCCAACCCCTGGCATGCAAGCATGCCGGCCAATCCTTTTTCCGTGGCCGAATTCGAGGACTATTGTCAGATCAAAGAAATCAGTATCGGGAAACGGGTTTATCTGGCGGGGGATTGGCGCAGCGAGGGCACGCTTTTTCCTAATTTACTTGCCGGTTACGCCATATACGATTTGGCCAGTTCAAACTGA
- a CDS encoding UDP-glucuronic acid decarboxylase family protein: MRILITGGAGFLGSHLSERLLNEGHEIICLDNFFTGRKRNIKHLLEHPDFEMLRHDVIDPFKVEVDQIYNLACPASPVHYQYNAIKTIKTSVMGAIHCLGLAKRTRARVFQASTSEVYGDPDVHPQPESYWGKVNPIGIRSCYDEGKRCAETLFMDYHRQNGVDIRIVRIFNTYGPRMCPDDGRVVSNFIVQALRGEDITVYGEGQQTRSFCYCDDLIEGFVRLMNQDEAIGPMNIGNPGEFTILELAEKVIAQTGSKSKIIHEALPADDPQQRQPDITEARKVLGWEPTVSLDEGLKPTIAYFDKLLSES; the protein is encoded by the coding sequence ATGCGTATCCTAATAACTGGCGGTGCCGGCTTTCTCGGCAGTCATCTTTCCGAGCGGCTTCTTAACGAGGGCCATGAAATTATCTGTCTCGATAATTTTTTCACCGGGCGGAAGCGTAATATCAAGCATCTGCTGGAGCACCCTGATTTTGAAATGCTTCGACATGACGTGATCGATCCCTTCAAAGTCGAGGTCGACCAGATCTACAATCTAGCCTGTCCTGCATCGCCGGTGCACTACCAGTATAATGCGATCAAGACGATCAAGACATCCGTGATGGGGGCGATCCACTGCTTGGGCTTGGCCAAGCGAACCAGAGCCCGTGTTTTCCAGGCCTCGACCTCCGAGGTTTATGGTGATCCGGACGTCCATCCCCAGCCCGAGTCCTACTGGGGCAAGGTTAATCCCATCGGGATTCGTTCCTGTTACGACGAGGGTAAGCGCTGTGCCGAAACCCTGTTTATGGACTACCATCGCCAGAACGGCGTCGATATTCGTATCGTCCGTATTTTTAACACTTACGGGCCCCGTATGTGCCCGGACGATGGCCGGGTGGTTTCCAACTTTATTGTGCAAGCCCTCCGTGGCGAGGATATCACGGTTTATGGGGAGGGGCAGCAGACCCGTTCCTTCTGCTACTGCGACGACCTTATTGAAGGTTTTGTCCGGCTGATGAACCAGGATGAGGCAATCGGACCCATGAATATCGGCAACCCGGGGGAGTTTACCATCCTCGAGTTGGCGGAGAAAGTCATCGCCCAGACCGGTAGCAAGTCGAAGATTATCCACGAAGCTCTTCCGGCCGATGACCCGCAGCAACGCCAGCCCGATATCACCGAGGCCCGCAAGGTTCTGGGCTGGGAGCCCACGGTTTCCCTGGATGAAGGATTGAAGCCGACCATCGCCTATTTCGACAAGCTTCTCAGCGAGTCCTGA